The following DNA comes from Sphingopyxis sp. BSN-002.
CGCGAGCACGACCTCCAGATGGTGCCGCGACTGCCACTGGCCGTCGTGCCAGTCCCAGATTTCGTTGCCGCTCGCATCCTTGTGCAGCACGCCGCCCGCATCGGCGACATAGCCGGTCTTGACCGACGGCACGCCATGCTTCGCATAATAGTCCATCGTCGCGTCGAGCTGCTCGGCATAGAGCCCCGAATTGCCCGCGGTTTCATGGTGCCCCATGATCGCGACGCCCTTCGACTTCGCATAGGCTGCGACCTTGTCCATGTCGAAATCGGGATAGGCCTCGGCGAAGTTGAAATTGCGGCCATGGTCGCCGATCCAGTTGCCGTCCCAGCCCGTGTTCCACCCCTCGATCAGCACCGCGTCGAAACCGTGCTTCGCGGCGAAATCGATGTACTGCTTTGCATGTTCGGTGGTCGCGCCGTGCTTCGGCCCGCTGTTCCAGCTCCACTGGTCGAGGTGCATCGCCCACCAGATGCCGACATATTTGAGCGGCTTGACCCAGCTCACATCGCCCAGCTTGTTCGGCTCGTTAAGGTTCAGGATGATGTCGGCCGAGGCATAGAGGCCGGGGGCGTCGTCGCCGATGATGATCGTCCGCCAAGGCGTTTCGAAAGGTGCGGTACGCTGCACCTTCGACGGTTCGGACGAGTTCGAAAGGCGAGTGCGGAAGCGCTGTCCGTCGATCCGCTGCAGCCAGAAGGCGGCATAGTCGACCAGCGCCGCCTCGTGGATCGCGATATGCAGCCCGTCGTCCTTGCGGCGGAAGGTGATCGGTGTGTGCGCGGTGCCGACCTGGTTCGCGGGGGTGTGATTGTACAGATATTCGTAGCGGTTCCACTCGCCCGCCGTGATCCACCAAGCCTCGGCCTCGCCCGCGATGTTGAACTCGGTCAGCTCTTCGTCGATCCGGACGTCCTTCAGCCGCTCCTGATCGGGGAAGGCGAAGCGGAAGCCGACGCCGCTGTCGAAGACGCGCGCGATCAGGTCGATCCGCCGCTTGCCGCCGATCAGCTCGACGATCGGGACGCGCATCTCGCGGTAATTCTCGCGCGTGACGCGATTTTCGCCCCACGGCTGCTCCCATGTGCGATCGGCTTCGGCATAGGTCGCATCGCCCAGCGCGGTGCTATGCTCGAACTTGCCGTCGCCGCGGAGCATGAAGCCGAGGCGCGAGGGCGCGATCACCGGCTTGCCGTCGCGCGTCACGCTATAGGTCGGAATCTCGTTCTCGGTCGTCAGCGCGAAGCAGATGCGTTCGTTCGGTGAGCAGACCTTGTGCGTCACGTCATCGCGCGCGGCGACGGGATTGGCCGCTGCGGTCGCGAGCGCAGCGAAGGGCAGGCCGCCGGCGCGGGCGATGTCGCGCAGCCGCGGCATCAGTGCACGGTCGCGGCAGCGCTCGCCTGACGTACCGGTGCACGTCCGGCGGCGACAGCGAAGATGCAGAGCGCGACATAGCAGGCGGCAGGCAGGATCAGCGCCGCGCCATAGCCAACGGCATCCGACAGCTGGCCGGTAAGATAAGGGATCGCCGCCCCACCCACGATTGCGGTGCAAAGCAGTCCCGATACAGCTTCCGCGCGGGCGGTGGAGCGTTCGAGGGTGAGCGAGAAGATGACCGGGAACATGATGGAGTTGAAAAGGCCTATCGACAGCGCGACGAAGCCGCCGCTTACCCCGCCGACGAAGACGACATAAAGACAGAGCAATGCAGCCGCAGCGGTGAAAGCGGTGAGCAGCTTCGCCGCGGGCATGCGGGCGAGCAATACCGAACCGATCGCCCGTCCGACCATCGCGCCGCCCCAATAGAAGGCCACGGCCTTGGTCGCTTCCTGCAACGAGACGCCGGAAACACCGTCGCTGCCCATGAACCAGCCGAGCAGGGGGACGCCGAACGCCGCGTCGGACTGCCCCCAGACGCTGTCGCCGTTCAGGAGGAATGCCATATGGGTGCCGATTGCGACCTCGGCCCCGACGTAAAGAAAGATCGCAAGGCCGCCCAGCATGGCCCAGCGCGAGGCGAAGGCTTCGCGGATCAGCTCGCCCATGCCGGCGCGCGTGCCGAGGGGAGCGGGCGGGACGGCTTCATTGACGATCCGGCGGCTGACCCAGAAAAAGATGACCAGCGCGGCGATCAGGCCGCAAATCCAGAAATAGGCGGCGTCGATCCCGGCGAGGGCCTGCGCGCGCACCGCGTCGGTGACGACCGTACCTTCCTTCACCTCGACGCCCTGCAGGAACAGGTGCGCGCCGATCAGCGGGCCGAGGAAGGTGCCGAAGCTGTTGAAGGTCTGGCTGAAGGTCAGGCGGAAATGGCTGCGTTTCGGGTCGCCGAGTGCGGCGGCGAGCGGGTTCGCCGCGACCTGCAGGATCGTGATCCCGCTCGCGAGGACGAACAGCCCGGCGAGCACCAGCGGATAGACCGCGAGGTTCGCCGCGGCGAGCATGACGAGGCAGCCTGCGACCATCGTCGACAGCGCGGTCAGGATCGACGGCACCGAATGGAAACGCGCGATCAGCGCTGCGGCGGGGAAGGACATCAGGCCATAGGCGATGAAGAAGGCCGACGCCGACAATTGCGCCTCGGCATCGCTCAGCGTGAAGATGCCCTTCACGGCGGCAACGAGCGGGTCGATCAGCGAGGTGATGAAGCCCCAGGCGAAAAAGAGCACCGTAACCGCGGCAAAAGCCGCCATTGCGGTCGACTTCGTGCCGGCGCCCGGCGTCTGGCTGGGTGCGTCCATCCTGAATTTTCCTCTTCCGGAAGATTGTCGTTATGGGGAGGGTCTAGTGCGGCGCCCGGATCAATGCAACCGGTTACATGATCCTTGCCCGCCACTGCCCGGGGTGCCGGTTTTCCTTTCGCACCAAGCTGTGGCGAGGAGCGTGCGACGCGGGGCCCGGGATGCCCATGCCGACGCCCCTAGAGGAGGAATTCGCCGGCCAGCGTCGTGACGCAGCGGCCGGTCAGTTCGACGTGCTCGCCGGTCAGCCGGCAGCCGACATAGCCCCCCCGCGCGCTCGCCTGATAGGCGGCGAAATGATCGCGGCCCAGGCGCGTGGTCCAATAGGGTGCCAGGACGGCGTGCGCCGACCCGGTCACCGGGTCCTCGTCGATCCCGCCTCCCGGCACGAAAACGCGGCTTACGACATCGGCGCCCGACGGATCGCCGGCGCCCGGCGCAGTCGCGATGAACATCCGGTCTCCGCCCTTTTTGAGGGCGGCGAAATCGGGCGTCAGTGCGCGCACCTCTTCGGCGCCATGATAGGCGAGGATCGCATAGCCGCCGTCATGCCACAGCGTCTCGACGACCTCGCCGCCGACGGCCTTCACGGCCTCCGGCATCGGTTTCGCTTCGGCGCGGTAGGCGGGGAGCTGGACGTGATATTCATTATCCTCGTCGCCCCGCGTCACCTGCAGTATGCCTGCCCTGCGCGTCCTGAACCGCATCTCGTTTCGCCATTGGGCCGCAGAGAGCAGAACATGCCCGCTCGCCAGCGTGGCGTGGCCGCACAGCGCGACTTCGACCGTGGGCGTGAACCAGCGCAGCTCATAATCGGCCTCGCCGCTCTCGTCGGCGACGAGGAAGGCGGTTTCGGAGAGATTATTCTCCGCCGCGATCGCCTGCAGCATCGCGTCGCTCATCCATTCCTCGAGCGGCATGACCGCGGCGGGATTGCCGGCGAAGGGGCGGTCGGCGAAGGCATCGACGCGCGTGATCGGAAGCGAGCGGAGCGCACTCATGGATAGAGAAGTCCTTTCGTCCAGTTTTCGCCGTCGCGCACATAGAGGTTACGCTCATGCAGGCGATGTTCGCGATCCTGCCAGAACTCGATGCGCTCGGGCGTGACCCGCCAGCCCGACCAGCGCGGCGGACGCGGGACGTCCTGCCCGTCGAAACGCGCCTGCATTTCGGCAAAGCGCGCCTCGAAGGTTTCGCGGCTACCCAGCGGGCGTGACTGGTCGCTTGCCCAGGCACCGAGCTGGCTGTCGCGGCTGCGGGTCGCGAAATAGGCGTCGGCGGTGGCGTCGTCGACCGGCGTCACCGCACCTTCGATGCGAATCTGGCGGCGCAGCGATTTCCAGTGGAAGAGCAGCGCGACGTGCGCGTTCCCGGCCAGCTCGCCTCCCTTGCGGCTGTCGAGATTGGTATAGAAGACGAAGCCGTCGGGCCCATGCCCCTTCAGCAGCACCATCCGCAACGACGGGCGGCCGTCCGGCGTGCTGGTCGCAAGCGCCATCGCATTGGCGTCATTGGGTTCGCTTGTCCGGGCTTCGGCAAACCAGCTATCGAACAGGGCAAAGGGGGCGTCGCTCATCGTTGCGTCATAGTCCGGCAGGCGTTGCTGGTCGAGCGGGGAACTTGACCCCGATGGCGGATGTTCCCACATCGCCAGCCAATCAGGCCTTCACGGGCAGTCACTTATCGGGCTACAGGAGCAGAATGGCCGATCCCTATACCACCCTTGGCGTATCGAAGAGCGCGACCGAGGCGGAAATCAAGTCCGCGTACCGCAAGCTCGCCAAGGAGTTGCATCCCGACAAGAACAAGGACAACCCGAAAGCGTCGGAGAAATTCTCCGACGTGACCAAGGCGTATGACCTGCTGTCCGACAAGACGAAGCGCGGGCAATTCGACCGCGGCGAGATCGACGGCGAGGGCAATCCGGCGATGCCTTTCGGTTATGGCGGCGGCGGTTTCCGCGGTGACCCGCGCGGCGGCCAGCAGGGCGGTTTCGGTGGCTTCGGCACCGACGGCGCCGACTTCGGCGATATTTTCGAAGGGCTGTTCGGCGGACGCGGCGGCGGTGGCGGCGGGCCGTTCGGCGGCTTCGGCGGCCGCAGCGCGCCGCCGGCCAAGGGTGCGAATGTCGCGTATCGCCTGTCGGTATCTTTCGTCGATGCGGCGACGCAGGCGATGCAGCGCATCACGCTCGCCGATGGCAAGACGATCGACCTCAAGCTGCCCGCCGGCGTCGAAACGGGGACGCAGATGCGCCTCGCGGGCAAGGGGCAGGCCGGCCCGGGCGGCAATGGCGACGGCATCGTCACGATCACCGTCAAGGATCATCCCTTTTACGAGCGCGAGGGCGACAATATCCGCCTCGACCTGCCGATCACGCTGAACGAGGCGGTCAAGGGCGCGAAGGTCAAGGTGCCGACGGTCGACGGCCCGGTCATGCTGTCGATTCCCGCCGGCTCGACGTCGGGCAAGGTCATGCGTCTGAAGGGCAAGGGTTTCAGCCAGAAGAGCGGCGGGCGCGGCGACCAGCTCGTCCGGCTGATGATCGACCTGCCTGCCGAAGATGCCGAGCTTGCGAAACTGGTCGAGGCCTGGAGCGATCCCCGCGCGGTGCGGGCGGATCTCGGCGTGTGATGCGTGGCTGAGGGCAAACAGGAAAAGATCGTTGCCGCGCTTGAACGCGAAGTGGCCGCGGAAGTCGGTCAGGAGTTTCTTGCCGAAGGTCATTCGCCGCATTCGCCCGAGGCACGCGCCGAGCGCGCCAAGCGCGTCAAGCTGCGCGCGCGAGCACAGGGTGTCATCGACCGCGGGCGCGAGACACTGGGCCCCGGCACGCGTGCGTTCAGGATCCTGCGCCGCGTCGTGGTCGGTACCTATACCGACGGCTTCATCCACGCCGGCAACCTGGCCTATCTGGCGCTGATCGCGCTTTTCCCCTTCTTCATCCTCGTCGCCGCGGCGCTCAGCCTGCTTGGCGGCAGCCAGGGCGGGGAAACGGCGATCGAAGCCGTTTTCTCGCTGATGCCGCCGACCGTCGCCAAGGCGCTGGCGGGGCCGATCCGCGAAGTGATGGGCGCGCGCACCGGTATCTTCCTGTGGATCGGCGCGCTCGTTGCGCTGTGGACCGTCGGCAGCTTCATCGAGACGATGCGCGACATCCTGCGCCGTGCCTATGGCACGCATTTCAGCCGCGGGTTTTTCCATTACCGCCTGCTGTCGATCGGGATCATCACCGGGGCGGTCGTGCTGATGATCCTGTCGTTCAGCATGCAGGTGCTGATCGTCGGGATCGAGCAGTTCATCACCCGCGTGCTTCCCGCGGCCTATCAATCGGCGGGCACGGTGGCGATTTCGCGCGGCGTGTCGGGTCTGGGGCTGTTCCTTGCGATCTATCTGCTCTTCTATTCGCTGACCCCTTCGAAATACCGGCGCCTCAAAAATTGCCCGAAATGGCCCGGCGCATTGTTCACGACGCTCTGGTGGATCGGCGTCACGCTGGCGCTGCCGCCGCTCCTCGCCAGCCTGTTCAGCTATGACGTGACCTATGGCAGCCTTGCGGGCGTGATGGTCGCGCTCTTCTTTTTCTACCTCGTCGGATTGGGTATGGTGGTCGGCGCCGAACTCAATGCAGCCTTGGTGGAGGTTGAGGATTTGGGCCATGACGCTATTGGGCGCATCGACGACGTAATTATCGAAGACAAAAAGGCCGGAGAAAAACAATGACGGGTCTGATGAAGGGCAAGCGCGGGCTGATCATGGGCCTCGCGAACGACAAGTCGCTCGCCTGGGGTATCGCAAAGGCGCTGAATGCGCACGGCGCCGAGCTGGCGATCTCGTATCAGGGCGACGTAATGCTGAAGCGGGTAAAGCCGCTTGCCGATGAACTGGGCTGCGACTTCCTGATCGACTGCGACGTCGCCGACATGGATAATCTGGACGCCGCCTTTGCCACGCTGTCCGCGCGCTGGCCGACGATCGACTTCGTGGTTCACGCGATCGGGTACACCAACAAGGAAGCGCTGCGCGGCCATTATGCCGACGTGGGACTCGAAGATTTCCTGATGACGATGAACATCAGCGTCTACAGCTTCACCGCGGTCGCGAAGCGCGCCGCGGCGATGATGACGCCCTTCGATCCCGAGACGGGCACCGGCGGCGGTTCGCTGCTGACCCTCAGCTATTATGGCGCCGAGAAGGTGATCCCGCATTATAACGTCATGGGCGTCGCCAAATCGGCGCTCGAGACGAGCGTCAAATATCTTGCGAACGACTACGGTCCGCAGGGTGTGCGGGTGAACGCGATCTCGGCCGGCCCGATCAAGACGCTGGCGGCGAGCGGCATCGGCGACTTCCGTCTGATCCTGAAGTGGAACGAATATAACGCACCGCTGCGCCGCAACGTCACGATCGACGACGTCGGCGGCTCGGCGCTCTATCTGCTGAGCGATCTCGCATCGGGTGTTACCGGCGAAACGCACCATGTCGATGCAGGATACCACACGATCGGCATGAAGCAGGAAGACGCGCCGGACATCGCGCTTGCCTGACGAAATCGTCATCCGCGCCGCGACGGCGGCGGATGGCGATGCGATCGACAGCCTGATCCGGTCCGCCTTCTGCGCGACCGAATTCGGTCATCAGGGCGAGGCCGAACTCGTTCGCATGATCGGGGACGACGGAGATGTCATGACTTCTCTCGTCGCTGATCGCGAGGGCGAAATTGTCGGACATGTCCTCTTCAGCCGGATGGACGTAGAGGCGGAGGGCGCGCCGCTGCGGGCTGCGGGTCTTGCGCCTGTATCGGTGTCCCCGGCCTTGCAGGGGCAGGGGATCGGTGCAGCGCTGATACGGGCCGGCCTTGACGGGCTGCGCGGGCAAGGCGTCCGGATGAGCTTCGTCCTCGGTCACGAAGCCTATTACCCGCGATTCGGCTATTCGCCCGAGCTCGCGGCCCGCTTCGCCTCACCCTTTGCCGGGCCGCATTTCATGGCGATGATGCTGGACAGCGGCGCTGAATGGCCGCAAGGCGGCCGCGCGGACTATGCACCCGCCTTCGGCCGCTTGGGGTAGGCACATGAGTTTCAACAGCTTCGGACGTGTTCTTCGCTTCACCACCTGGGGGGAGAGCCACGGGCCCGCACTTGGTGCGGTGGTCGACGGCTGCCCGCCGCGGCTGTCGCTGTCCGAGGGTGACATCCAGCCTTTCCTCGACAAGCGCCGCCCCGGCCAGTCGCGCCACACGACGCAGCGGCAGGAGCCCGATCAGGTGCGCATCCTGTCCGGCATTTTCGAGGGCAAGACGACGGGCACGCCGATCAGCCTGATGATCGAGAATGTCGACCAGCGCTCGAAGGATTATGGCGAGATCGCGCAGGCCTATCGCCCCGGCCACGCCGATTATGCCTATGACGCCAAATATGGCATCCGCGACTATCGCGGCGGCGGCCGGTCGAGCGCGCGCGAGACCGCGGCGCGCGTCGCCGCGGGCGGGGTCGCGCGGCTGATCATTCCCGAGGTCCAGATCCACGCGTGGGTCGCCGAGATTGGCGGCGACGCGATCGATCCCGCGAACTTCGACCTCGAAGAAATTGATCGCAATCCCTTTTTCTGCCCGGATCCGGCCGCCGCGCAGCGCTGGGAAGGGCTGATGGACGCGGCACGCAAATCGGGCTCCTCGCTCGGCGCGGTGATCGAATGCGCCGCGAGCGGCGTTCCTGCCGGCTGGGGCGCGCCCATCTATGCCAAGCTCGACAGCGACCTCGCCGCGGCGATGATGGGGATCAATGCGGTGAAGGGCGTCGAGATCGGCGCGGGCTTTCAGGCGGCGCGGCTGCGCGGCGAGGAAAATGCCGACCCGATGCGCCCTGCGACCGACGGTAGCAACCGGCCCGATTTCCTGTCGAACAACGCCGGCGGTATCGCGGGCGGCATCTCGACCGGCCAGCCGGTGGTCGTCCGCGTCGCATTCAAGCCGACCAGTTCGATCCTGACGCCTGTCCCGACGATCAACAAGGCGGGCGAGGCGACCGATATCGTCACCAAGGGTCGCCACGATCCGTGCGTCGGCATCCGCGGCGCCCCGGTGGTCGAGGCGATGATGGCGCTGGTTCTGGCCGATCACAAGCTGTTGCACCGGGCGCAAAACGGCTGATCCAGGTCGCGGCGCGTCCCGGCCGGAAGGGGATGCCCACGCAATAATCGTGCGAGCCGATTGCGAGCGGCGCGCCACCCTGTTACCCCCGCTTCATAAGGACCCGCCGCTGCGGGACAGGGGAGCATGAAGATGGGCCGTCGCCTCACACTCTATATTCTGATCGGCATGATCCTAGGGGTCATCGTTGGTTATGCCGTCCGGGTCACCGTGCCCGCCGACAGCGAGGCATTCACCTACTGGCTTCGCAGCTTCACGCTGCTCTCGACCATTTTTCTCAACCTGATCAAGCTGATCGTCGCGCCGCTGATTCTGGGCACACTGGTCGCGGGAATCGCGCATATGGGCGACAGCTCGGCGCTCGGGCGTATCGGCAGCCGCGCGATTGCGTGGTTCATTCTCGCCAGCCTCATCTCGATCAGCCTCGGCCTGATCATGGTCAATTTCTTCGAGCCGGGGGCCGGCCTCAACCTGACCGTCGGCGCGCATTCGCTGGCCGAGGTCGGCGAGGTCAAGAAGCTCGACCTGTTCGAATTCATCGAACATGTGTTCCCGAAGAACATCTTCCAGGCGATGGCGGAGAACAACGTCCTCCAGATCCTCGTCTTCGCGCTCTTCGCCGGGGTCGGCCTCACCGCGATCGGCGAAAAGGGCAAGCCGCTGGTACGCGGGGCCGAGGCGCTCGCCGAGCTGATGCTCCAGATCACTGGCTATGTGATGCGTTTGGCGCCAATCGCGGTGTTCGGCGCGCTCGCCGGCGTCGTTGCCAAATATGGCCTCGGCATCCTCGGTACCTACGCCGAGCTGGTCACCGAATTCTATATGTCGCTCGTCCTGCTGTGGGTGCTGCTGCTCGGCATCGGTGCGATCTTCCTCGGCAAACGCATCGTCCAGCTGATCCGCTATGTCCGCGAACCGTTGCTGATCGCCTTCTCGACCGCGTCATCGGAAGCGGCGATGCCGAAACTGTTCGAGCAGCTCGACCGTTTTGGCGTGCCGCGCCGCATCTCGGGCTTCGTGCTGCCGCTGGGCTATAGCTTCAACCTCGACGGATCGATGATGTACGCCAGCTTCGCGACGATCTTCATCGCGCAGGCCTATAATATCGAGCTGTCGATGACGCAGCAGATTCTGATCCTGCTGACGCTGATGGTGTCGTCAAAGGGGATCGCCGCGGTGCCGCGCGCCAGCCTGGTCGTCATCACCGCGACGCTGGCGATGTTCGACCTGCCCGTCGAGGGCGTGGCGCTGATCTTCGCGATCGACCAGTTCCTCGACATGGGCCGCACTGCAACCAATGTCGTCGGCAATGCCGTCGCGACATCGGTCATCACCAAATGGGAAGGCATGCTCGAAGAACCCGACGCGGCCTTCGCCGATCGACCGCACGCGCCCGCGCACACGTCGCATCACGGCGCGCGCGGGCTCGACCTTCAGGAAGATATGGTCAGCGATAAGCGGACACCGCCCGCCGAGAGCTGATCGCGCCGGTCAGTCCTCGCGGGTGTGGTTCGGCCGATCGACGCGCGGGGCGCGGCCCTGCGGGGCCGGTCGCGTCTCGTTGCGGACGGCAGGCGGCGCGCTGCGCACCGGCGCGGGCGCGGTCGCCTGCGGTGTCGGGGCAGGGCGATAGCCGCCCGGCTGTCCCATCGGGGCCTGCCGCGGCGGACGTCCGGCCGCGCCGGGGTTGCGCGGCGTCCAGTTCCGCGGCGGCGTTGCCGCGCTGCCATCGGGCGAACCGACAGGGGCGTCGGCACGCGGCGGGCGCGGGCGAACCGAGTTGCCATCGCCCCGCGGCGGGCGCCCGACCCACGGGCGATCGGGCCGTCCCGGGTTGGTCGTCGTCGGCGGGGTGCCGTTGTTGCCGTTGCCGGCGCCAGGACCAGGCTGTCCGTTTCCTTGACCGTCGCCGCGGCCGGGGTGTCCGTTCCACCCGCCGGGCCGTCCGGGTCGGCCGTCGCCATGGCCGTCACCGCGGCCCGGATGATTCCATTTTCCGTCGCCGCCATGATGCTTCCACCACGCGCGGCGCCCGCCCCAATAGTTCAGATACTGGCCGCGCAGCGGGTAGCGGTTGTTATAGCTGTCGAAGAGCCACAGGCCGTAGCCGGGGTAATAATAGTTGTCGTACCAGCCGCCACCGAAACCGATCTGCGCGAAGCCGCCGCCGTAGTCCGACCCGTCGTAGCAGTCGTAACCATAGCCGTCGTCATAGGCGTAGCCGTCATAATCATAATAATCCGCGCCATAGCGTGTCGCACAGTCGCCGCCGGCATAGCTGGAGCCGTAAACGTCGCCGTAATAGCAGCCGCCAAGCGTCGTCGTCGCGAGCGCCGCGAGCGCGATGGAGAGGGGGCGCCGAAAACTCTTGGCCATGGCATTGTCCTTTAGGGTCCAAACGGATGCGACCCGTTATCTTGCCATGAGAATGCATGAGTCGAGTTGAATTTGCGGTGAATGGAGTCCGATGCCGGGACAGGCGTTACTTGCATTGATGTCAGTAGTTCGATAGCCATGGCATTATCGCAACGAAGATGAGGCCTCCCCGATGAACGCGCCTGCGAAACTCGAATGGTCGGAAGGCCGTTTCGGCCCCGACACCGCGCACTGGCTGCCGCGCAATCCCGATGCAGCGCTCGACCATATTCCCGGTGAGGACGGCATGCCGATCATCGGAAACACGCTCGAACAGCTGCGCGACTATCCTTCGTTCACGCAGCGGATGGTGGGCAAATACGGCCGTGTCTATCGCAACAACAGCTTTGGCGGACGCAGCGTCGCGCTGCACGGGCCCGAGGCGAACGAACTCGTAATGTTCGACCGCGAGAAGATATTCTCGTCCGAACAGGGCTGGGGTCCGGTGCTCAACCTGCTTTTCCCGCGCGGGCTGATGCTGATGGACTTCGAAAAGCATCGCGCCGACCGCAAGGTTCTGTCGGTCGCGTTCAAGCCCGAACCGATGCGCCATTATGCCGACTCGCTGAACGAGGGCATCCGCGACCGGATTGGCGCGTGGAGTGGCAAGACCTTCAAATTCTATCCGGCGATCAAGGAATTGACGCTCGACCTTGCCGCGACCAGCTTCCTCGGCATTCCGTGGGGACCCGAGGCCGACAAGGTCAACAAGGCCTTCGTCGACATGGTACAGGCCTCGATCGGCGTCGTGCGCCGTCCGCTGCCCTTCACCGCGATGGGCCGCGGCGCGAAGGGGCGCGCGTACCTCGTCGACTATTTCGGCAAGATGGTCCCCGAGCGCCGCGACGGCGCGGGTGAGGATATCTTCAGCCAGATCTGCCGCGCAAAGGACGACGACGGCGAATATCTCAGCATCGGCGCGATCGTCGACCATATGAACTTCCTGATGATGGCGGCGCACGACACGATCACGAGTTCGATCACCACCATGGTGTACCAGCTCGCGAAACATCCCGAGTGGCAGGACCGGCTGCGCGAGGAGATGCTGAGCGTCGCGCCGGCTGGCGAGGGGGTCGGGCACAACGGGCTCGGCGAACTCGAGATGACCGAATGGGCGTTCAAGGAATCGCTCCGTCTCGTGCCTCCGGTGCCGAGCTTCCCGCGCCGTGCGCTCAGGGATTTCGAATTCGGCGGCTATCGCATTCCGGCGGGGACCTCGGTCGGCGTCAGCCCCGCCTTCACGCACATGATGGAGGAGCATTGGCCCGAACCCGAGAGGTTCGACCCGATGCGCTTCGCGCCCGAACCGACCCGCGACCGGCACAAATATGCGTGGGTGCCCTTCGGCGGCGGCGCGCATATGTGCCTGGGACTGCACTTCGCCTACATGCAGGCGAAGATCTTCTTCCACCATGTCGTCACCACGCACCGGATCGTCGTCGCCGAAAGCTATGCGCCCGAATGGCAGATGCTGCCGATCCCGCGGCCGAAGGACGGGCTGTCGGTGAGATTCGAACCGCTCTGAAGCTTGCCCGCTGGCGCCTCGCGCGCCATCTGGGGCGAATGAAAAGCCTGCGCCCCTATCTGATCTGGTTTGCCATCGCCGTCGTGCTGGCGCTCGGGGCGATCCGCTTCATGCAATGGGTGCGCCAGCATCCCGAGCATTTCCCGGGGGCACGCTTCGAACTCGGGCATCCGCAGGGCTGGGCGACGCACCGCAAGTTGATGAATTTCACGGATGATGACGCCGCCTGTTTCGCC
Coding sequences within:
- a CDS encoding J domain-containing protein; the encoded protein is MADPYTTLGVSKSATEAEIKSAYRKLAKELHPDKNKDNPKASEKFSDVTKAYDLLSDKTKRGQFDRGEIDGEGNPAMPFGYGGGGFRGDPRGGQQGGFGGFGTDGADFGDIFEGLFGGRGGGGGGPFGGFGGRSAPPAKGANVAYRLSVSFVDAATQAMQRITLADGKTIDLKLPAGVETGTQMRLAGKGQAGPGGNGDGIVTITVKDHPFYEREGDNIRLDLPITLNEAVKGAKVKVPTVDGPVMLSIPAGSTSGKVMRLKGKGFSQKSGGRGDQLVRLMIDLPAEDAELAKLVEAWSDPRAVRADLGV
- a CDS encoding MFS transporter; the encoded protein is MDAPSQTPGAGTKSTAMAAFAAVTVLFFAWGFITSLIDPLVAAVKGIFTLSDAEAQLSASAFFIAYGLMSFPAAALIARFHSVPSILTALSTMVAGCLVMLAAANLAVYPLVLAGLFVLASGITILQVAANPLAAALGDPKRSHFRLTFSQTFNSFGTFLGPLIGAHLFLQGVEVKEGTVVTDAVRAQALAGIDAAYFWICGLIAALVIFFWVSRRIVNEAVPPAPLGTRAGMGELIREAFASRWAMLGGLAIFLYVGAEVAIGTHMAFLLNGDSVWGQSDAAFGVPLLGWFMGSDGVSGVSLQEATKAVAFYWGGAMVGRAIGSVLLARMPAAKLLTAFTAAAALLCLYVVFVGGVSGGFVALSIGLFNSIMFPVIFSLTLERSTARAEAVSGLLCTAIVGGAAIPYLTGQLSDAVGYGAALILPAACYVALCIFAVAAGRAPVRQASAAATVH
- a CDS encoding YihY/virulence factor BrkB family protein, with the translated sequence MAEGKQEKIVAALEREVAAEVGQEFLAEGHSPHSPEARAERAKRVKLRARAQGVIDRGRETLGPGTRAFRILRRVVVGTYTDGFIHAGNLAYLALIALFPFFILVAAALSLLGGSQGGETAIEAVFSLMPPTVAKALAGPIREVMGARTGIFLWIGALVALWTVGSFIETMRDILRRAYGTHFSRGFFHYRLLSIGIITGAVVLMILSFSMQVLIVGIEQFITRVLPAAYQSAGTVAISRGVSGLGLFLAIYLLFYSLTPSKYRRLKNCPKWPGALFTTLWWIGVTLALPPLLASLFSYDVTYGSLAGVMVALFFFYLVGLGMVVGAELNAALVEVEDLGHDAIGRIDDVIIEDKKAGEKQ
- a CDS encoding PhzF family phenazine biosynthesis protein; the encoded protein is MSALRSLPITRVDAFADRPFAGNPAAVMPLEEWMSDAMLQAIAAENNLSETAFLVADESGEADYELRWFTPTVEVALCGHATLASGHVLLSAAQWRNEMRFRTRRAGILQVTRGDEDNEYHVQLPAYRAEAKPMPEAVKAVGGEVVETLWHDGGYAILAYHGAEEVRALTPDFAALKKGGDRMFIATAPGAGDPSGADVVSRVFVPGGGIDEDPVTGSAHAVLAPYWTTRLGRDHFAAYQASARGGYVGCRLTGEHVELTGRCVTTLAGEFLL
- the fabI gene encoding enoyl-ACP reductase FabI, translating into MTGLMKGKRGLIMGLANDKSLAWGIAKALNAHGAELAISYQGDVMLKRVKPLADELGCDFLIDCDVADMDNLDAAFATLSARWPTIDFVVHAIGYTNKEALRGHYADVGLEDFLMTMNISVYSFTAVAKRAAAMMTPFDPETGTGGGSLLTLSYYGAEKVIPHYNVMGVAKSALETSVKYLANDYGPQGVRVNAISAGPIKTLAASGIGDFRLILKWNEYNAPLRRNVTIDDVGGSALYLLSDLASGVTGETHHVDAGYHTIGMKQEDAPDIALA
- a CDS encoding glycoside hydrolase family 97 protein, which encodes MPRLRDIARAGGLPFAALATAAANPVAARDDVTHKVCSPNERICFALTTENEIPTYSVTRDGKPVIAPSRLGFMLRGDGKFEHSTALGDATYAEADRTWEQPWGENRVTRENYREMRVPIVELIGGKRRIDLIARVFDSGVGFRFAFPDQERLKDVRIDEELTEFNIAGEAEAWWITAGEWNRYEYLYNHTPANQVGTAHTPITFRRKDDGLHIAIHEAALVDYAAFWLQRIDGQRFRTRLSNSSEPSKVQRTAPFETPWRTIIIGDDAPGLYASADIILNLNEPNKLGDVSWVKPLKYVGIWWAMHLDQWSWNSGPKHGATTEHAKQYIDFAAKHGFDAVLIEGWNTGWDGNWIGDHGRNFNFAEAYPDFDMDKVAAYAKSKGVAIMGHHETAGNSGLYAEQLDATMDYYAKHGVPSVKTGYVADAGGVLHKDASGNEIWDWHDGQWQSRHHLEVVLAAAKRHISINAHEPIKDTGLRRTYPNWVSREGARGMEYQAWGDPPNPPEHETNLAFTRMLSGPMDFTPGIVSLTGKGGREIPSTLARQLANFVVIYSPVQMAADLPENYEKHPDAFEFIKRVPADWEQTRVLAGAVGDYAVFARQRRGGQDWYVGGVTDEQARELTIDFAFLPKGKSYRAKIWRDGPGGGVGGDRFAMTVEEKTVTAATKLPVRMEAGGGFAIALTPAR
- the pdxH gene encoding pyridoxamine 5'-phosphate oxidase, with the translated sequence MSDAPFALFDSWFAEARTSEPNDANAMALATSTPDGRPSLRMVLLKGHGPDGFVFYTNLDSRKGGELAGNAHVALLFHWKSLRRQIRIEGAVTPVDDATADAYFATRSRDSQLGAWASDQSRPLGSRETFEARFAEMQARFDGQDVPRPPRWSGWRVTPERIEFWQDREHRLHERNLYVRDGENWTKGLLYP